Proteins encoded by one window of Babylonia areolata isolate BAREFJ2019XMU chromosome 8, ASM4173473v1, whole genome shotgun sequence:
- the LOC143284911 gene encoding uncharacterized protein LOC143284911, whose translation MRGAGSCYGTTYMAHSRMFCCDGVPFPCPSPSGFACCGKRLVNSQNTLCCKKDVYPKGPNTACCDKYYMDTTMAVCCHGEKRPTFGRNMYCCHKKPYDPQLQVCCNNQDIFPKVDAAYNLACTPGNDAPDRQGPPPGYETSPGGPQPRPHPHPHHHAGAQTQRSPAASSRPFSPAGQNPAIQWRAPPTANAKPSKKPAAAPQSPASAAYHRQVNLLKQLLGNIPALNRNAG comes from the exons ATGCGTGGCGCGGGGTCCTGCTACGGGACCACCTACATGGCCCACTCCCGGATGTTCTGCTGTGACGGggtccccttcccctgcccctctcccagCGGGTTCGCCTGCTGCGGCAAGCGTCTGGTCAACAGCCAGAACACCCTCTGCTGCAAGAAGGACGTCTACCCTAAAG GACCCAACACGGCCTGCTGTGACAAGTACTACATGGACACCACGATGGCTGTGTGCTGTCACGGCGAGAAGCGGCCGACGTTCGGACGCAACATGTACTGCTGCCACAAGAAGCCGTACGACCCCCAGCTGCAAGTGTGCTGCAACAACCAGGACATCTTCCCCAAAGTGGACGCCGCCTACAACCTGGCCTGCACCCCGGGGAACGACGCCCCCGACCGCCAGGGGCCCCCTCCCGGCTACGAAACGAGCCCAGGCGGTCCtcagccccgcccccacccccacccccaccatcacgcTGGCGCGCAGACGCAGCGTTCGCCTGCAGCGTCGTCCAGGCCGTTCAGCCCTGCTGGGCAGAACCCGGCAATTCAGTGGAGGGCCCCCCCGACAGCGAATGCAAAGCCTTCCAAAAAGCCGGCGGCGGCGCCACAGTCCCCAGCCTCTGCTGCCTACCACAGGCAGGTGAACCTTCTGAAGCAGTTGCTAGGCAACATACCCGCTCTCAACCGTAACGCTGGATAA